Proteins from a genomic interval of uncultured Campylobacter sp.:
- a CDS encoding LysR family transcriptional regulator: MINDFSKFYTFMEIVKERSFSKASRALGISQPAVTLQMKKLEEALQTTLIMRKKNGIVLTREGEKFYKLCTQFESAMFRFKDELARIKTDKAPLVIATTQLIAEAVISMLLDKISQSVGSELDIRIKDQSELINYLKDRRSDIAIILEQSLDSSLLVKKLFDYELILVSNKKIVESVKAEELVKFKFIKDRTRNYLDDILQKYGIDANALDVAYSLDGSIMVCRAMISNDADTYVAFLPRFLIEDKLREAKLFEINIAKFKLTRSVYAAALKENEETLHKFLKIKASFDF; the protein is encoded by the coding sequence GTGATCAATGACTTTAGTAAATTTTATACCTTTATGGAGATAGTTAAGGAGCGTAGTTTTTCAAAGGCTTCAAGAGCGCTGGGTATCTCGCAGCCGGCAGTTACTTTGCAGATGAAAAAGCTTGAAGAGGCGCTACAAACTACGCTAATAATGCGTAAGAAAAACGGCATCGTCCTAACTCGCGAGGGCGAGAAATTTTACAAACTCTGTACTCAGTTTGAAAGCGCGATGTTTCGTTTTAAAGACGAGCTAGCGCGCATAAAAACGGACAAAGCACCGCTAGTAATCGCTACCACGCAACTTATCGCCGAGGCGGTCATATCGATGCTGCTGGATAAAATCTCGCAAAGCGTAGGCAGCGAGCTAGATATCAGGATAAAAGATCAAAGCGAGCTCATAAACTACCTAAAAGACCGCCGCAGCGACATCGCTATCATCCTGGAGCAGTCGCTTGATAGCAGCTTGCTCGTTAAAAAGCTATTTGACTACGAGCTGATTTTGGTTTCAAATAAAAAAATCGTCGAAAGCGTAAAGGCTGAGGAGCTGGTTAAATTTAAATTTATCAAAGACAGAACCAGAAACTACCTTGATGATATTTTGCAAAAGTACGGCATAGACGCGAATGCGCTTGACGTGGCGTATTCGCTAGACGGCTCGATAATGGTTTGCCGCGCGATGATATCAAACGACGCCGATACTTACGTGGCGTTTTTGCCGAGATTTTTGATCGAGGATAAACTAAGAGAAGCAAAGCTTTTTGAGATAAATATCGCTAAATTTAAGCTAACTCGCTCGGTCTATGCCGCCGCGCTAAAAGAAAACGAGGAAACGCTGCATAAATTTTTAAAGATCAAAGCGAGTTTTGATTTTTAA
- a CDS encoding 3'-5' exonuclease yields the protein MSDLLDDLNESQREAASHTDGAMLILAGAGSGKTKTITTRLAYLISELGIPPSNTLTLTFTNKAASEMRARALNMLGAAGKNFTPLLCTFHKFGLLFLKFYIDRLKRKNNFVIIDTDDKKRILKGFEGDIATSVLANEISNFKNSLLSVEEVLNQGDIFANGQNFKDGYHAKLANIYKLYEEYLAANNLVDFDDLLCLSYKILDEDEALAREISQRYAYVMVDEYQDTNDLQYKLLRKLCCTHENIAVVGDDDQSIYGWRGAKIENILNFKDQFKDVKVIRLEQNYRSTSQILRAANELIDHNRNRLGKELKSTKEGGEDVALMESDDETMESLKVAKRIKKLLDSGAQASDIAILYRINALSRSLEEGLTKEKIPYKMVGGVKFYERAEVKDVISYLRLVANENDDFSLKRVINRPKRGLGKVSLAKIEKIAFEHKLSLFEAISSLDENDKDLSKKIVSSLGEFAANLRELKECDSPYELVDKLEAKFGIKKYYESLPDGSERVANIDEFYAMIKDQIKQNPSFSIEEFLNEIALQSEQDNIGGEAISIMSIHASKGLEFEHLFVIGLEEGFFPLLGDGSDIEEERRLAYVAITRAKKTLTLSFVNSRFYKGQRTRLEKSRFLSEAGVCSGSLIIQTQAQTAGEYKKGDLVKHKIFGIGRVTAVAKIKKELKLTINFGGISREIMSSFVEKAV from the coding sequence ATGTCCGATCTACTAGACGACCTAAACGAGAGCCAGCGCGAGGCCGCCTCGCATACGGACGGAGCGATGCTGATTTTAGCCGGAGCAGGCAGCGGCAAAACCAAAACCATCACCACTCGCCTAGCCTATCTCATAAGCGAGCTAGGCATCCCGCCGTCAAACACCCTAACGCTAACCTTCACCAACAAAGCCGCAAGCGAGATGCGAGCCCGCGCGCTAAATATGCTAGGCGCCGCCGGTAAAAATTTCACTCCGCTACTTTGCACTTTTCACAAATTCGGGCTTTTGTTTTTGAAATTTTACATCGACCGCTTAAAGCGCAAAAACAACTTCGTCATCATCGACACCGACGATAAAAAGCGCATCTTAAAGGGCTTTGAGGGCGATATCGCGACCTCGGTTCTAGCTAACGAAATCTCAAATTTTAAAAACTCGCTTTTAAGCGTAGAAGAGGTTTTAAACCAAGGCGATATCTTTGCAAACGGACAAAATTTCAAAGACGGCTACCACGCAAAGCTAGCAAACATCTATAAGCTTTACGAGGAGTATTTGGCGGCAAACAACCTCGTGGATTTTGACGACCTGCTGTGCCTTAGCTATAAAATTTTAGACGAGGACGAGGCTCTAGCGCGCGAAATTTCACAGCGCTACGCCTACGTGATGGTAGACGAGTATCAAGACACCAACGACCTTCAGTACAAGCTCCTGCGCAAACTCTGCTGCACGCACGAAAATATCGCGGTCGTGGGCGACGATGATCAAAGTATCTACGGCTGGCGCGGAGCAAAAATCGAAAATATATTAAATTTTAAAGACCAGTTTAAAGACGTCAAGGTCATAAGGCTAGAGCAAAACTACCGCTCGACGAGTCAAATTTTACGCGCGGCAAACGAGCTGATCGACCATAACAGAAACCGCCTGGGCAAAGAGCTAAAAAGCACCAAAGAAGGCGGCGAGGACGTCGCGCTAATGGAATCAGACGACGAAACGATGGAGAGCCTAAAAGTAGCCAAACGTATCAAAAAGCTGCTTGATAGCGGCGCGCAGGCTAGCGATATCGCTATATTGTACCGCATAAACGCCCTCTCTCGCTCGCTCGAAGAAGGCCTAACCAAAGAAAAAATCCCGTATAAGATGGTCGGCGGAGTTAAATTCTACGAGCGCGCCGAGGTCAAAGACGTCATCAGCTACCTAAGGCTGGTCGCAAACGAGAACGACGACTTCTCGCTAAAGCGCGTCATCAACCGCCCAAAACGCGGCCTTGGCAAAGTAAGCCTCGCAAAGATCGAAAAAATAGCTTTCGAGCATAAACTTTCGCTATTTGAAGCGATATCTAGCCTGGACGAAAACGACAAGGATCTAAGCAAAAAGATCGTCTCAAGCCTAGGCGAATTTGCGGCAAATTTAAGAGAGCTAAAAGAGTGCGACTCGCCCTATGAGCTAGTAGATAAACTAGAAGCTAAATTCGGCATCAAAAAATACTACGAGAGCCTACCAGACGGCTCCGAGCGCGTGGCAAACATCGACGAGTTTTACGCGATGATAAAAGATCAAATCAAGCAAAACCCAAGCTTTTCTATCGAGGAGTTTTTAAACGAGATCGCACTGCAAAGCGAGCAGGATAACATCGGCGGCGAGGCGATCTCGATCATGAGTATCCATGCTAGCAAGGGGCTTGAGTTTGAGCATCTTTTCGTGATCGGGCTTGAAGAGGGGTTTTTCCCGCTTCTAGGCGACGGCAGCGACATCGAGGAGGAGCGACGCCTAGCCTACGTCGCCATCACCCGCGCCAAAAAAACCCTAACGCTAAGCTTTGTAAATTCGCGCTTTTATAAAGGTCAGAGAACGAGGCTGGAAAAGAGCAGATTTTTAAGCGAGGCGGGCGTTTGCAGCGGCAGTCTCATCATCCAAACGCAAGCGCAAACCGCGGGCGAATACAAAAAAGGCGACCTCGTCAAGCACAAAATTTTCGGTATCGGGCGCGTGACGGCGGTAGCTAAGATCAAAAAAGAGCTAAAGCTAACGATAAATTTCGGCGGAATCAGCCGCGAGATAATGTCTAGCTTCGTCGAAAAAGCGGTGTGA
- the truB gene encoding tRNA pseudouridine(55) synthase TruB produces MNALFVANKPAGISSNHFLSRLKRKYGVKKAGFSGTLDPFASGCLIVALGNHTRLFNYIDKTPKIYEATMWLGATSASLDNENIEEITIYPQLNLADVKAALSELKGEIAYVPPKFSAKHVGGKRAYELARAGEEFELKSQTMSVFDVNLRAYTHPFLSFRISVSEGSYVRSYAQILAAKLGVKATLSALKRVSEGKFVYENERFLNPLDYISLPRNEYLGNPADVMLGKKLSVEKLKFGAEGLYLINFDEFFSIIEIKDETVTYKLNKVEKC; encoded by the coding sequence ATGAACGCGCTTTTTGTCGCGAACAAGCCCGCAGGCATAAGCTCAAATCATTTCCTAAGTAGGCTAAAGCGCAAATACGGCGTCAAAAAAGCGGGCTTTTCAGGCACACTAGATCCGTTTGCCAGCGGCTGCCTGATCGTGGCTCTAGGCAATCACACGCGACTTTTTAACTATATAGATAAAACGCCCAAAATCTACGAAGCGACTATGTGGCTAGGGGCTACAAGCGCTAGCCTAGATAACGAAAATATCGAGGAGATCACGATTTATCCGCAGTTAAATTTAGCGGACGTAAAAGCGGCGCTAAGCGAGCTAAAAGGCGAGATCGCCTACGTACCGCCCAAATTTAGCGCCAAGCACGTGGGCGGCAAACGCGCGTATGAGCTAGCAAGAGCGGGCGAGGAGTTTGAGCTAAAAAGCCAAACGATGAGCGTTTTTGACGTAAATTTGAGGGCATATACGCATCCGTTTTTGAGCTTTCGCATTAGCGTTAGCGAGGGCTCGTACGTGCGCTCATACGCTCAAATTTTAGCCGCAAAGCTTGGCGTAAAAGCCACTCTAAGCGCGCTAAAACGCGTGAGCGAGGGCAAATTCGTTTATGAAAACGAGCGGTTTTTAAATCCGCTTGATTATATTTCGCTACCGCGAAACGAATATCTAGGCAACCCAGCAGACGTGATGCTTGGCAAAAAACTGAGCGTAGAAAAGCTAAAATTTGGCGCCGAAGGGCTATATTTAATAAACTTTGATGAATTTTTTAGTATCATTGAAATCAAAGACGAAACCGTAACATATAAACTAAATAAGGTCGAAAAATGCTAA
- the csrA gene encoding carbon storage regulator CsrA, protein MLILARKEDESIMLGNDIKITVVGISKGGVKIGIDAPKNMMILRSELVEDVAAENKQALNGAGEASLKELSDKIVK, encoded by the coding sequence ATGCTAATACTCGCAAGAAAAGAAGACGAAAGCATAATGCTGGGAAACGATATCAAAATCACGGTCGTAGGCATCTCAAAAGGCGGCGTAAAAATCGGCATCGACGCGCCTAAAAATATGATGATCCTGCGCTCCGAGCTAGTCGAGGACGTAGCGGCGGAAAACAAACAGGCTCTAAACGGCGCAGGCGAAGCGAGCCTAAAAGAGCTCAGCGATAAAATCGTAAAATAA
- a CDS encoding 4-(cytidine 5'-diphospho)-2-C-methyl-D-erythritol kinase produces the protein MKSYAKINSFLKIVGTRGNYHEIVSRFVLRREIYDEIFFEKSSGFALECDNENIENNIVLKAKFELEKAGFKDELNEFFASHKIVIKKQIPLGAGLGGGSSNAATFLKMANEELNLKLTRENLMKIGANIGADVAFFASDFEAANVSGIGEIISDFEDEVPEVEILTPSVFCSTPAVYGEFRANFMDSIDVNLAEKMREMTTAQLLERYENRKLNDLFAPCFKIYPQMDKFKDFFLSGSGASVFFLK, from the coding sequence ATGAAAAGCTACGCGAAGATAAACTCGTTTTTAAAGATCGTCGGCACTCGCGGCAACTACCACGAAATCGTCTCTCGCTTTGTTTTAAGGCGCGAGATTTACGACGAAATTTTCTTTGAAAAATCTAGCGGCTTCGCGCTTGAGTGCGATAACGAAAATATCGAAAATAATATCGTTTTAAAAGCCAAATTTGAGCTGGAAAAAGCGGGCTTTAAAGATGAGCTAAATGAGTTTTTCGCCTCGCATAAAATCGTGATAAAAAAGCAAATCCCTTTAGGCGCGGGCCTTGGCGGAGGCAGCTCAAACGCGGCTACGTTTTTAAAGATGGCGAACGAGGAGTTAAATTTAAAACTAACGCGCGAAAATTTGATGAAAATAGGCGCGAATATCGGAGCGGACGTGGCGTTTTTCGCTAGCGATTTCGAGGCGGCAAACGTTAGCGGTATCGGCGAGATAATAAGCGATTTTGAAGACGAAGTGCCGGAGGTAGAAATTTTAACGCCGAGCGTCTTTTGTTCGACGCCTGCGGTTTACGGCGAATTTAGGGCAAATTTTATGGATAGCATCGACGTAAATCTAGCGGAAAAAATGCGCGAGATGACGACGGCGCAGCTACTGGAGCGATACGAAAATCGCAAACTAAACGATCTTTTTGCGCCGTGCTTTAAAATTTATCCGCAGATGGATAAATTTAAAGATTTTTTCCTCAGCGGCAGCGGCGCTAGCGTGTTTTTCTTAAAATAA
- the smpB gene encoding SsrA-binding protein SmpB: MGKDLAKNKKALFDFSIIETFEAGIVLKGSEVKALRAGRANLKDSFARVIKGELFLLNAHISHLNTTHSAFRPDERAPRKLLMHRKQIDKIFGQVTQEGLTLVVLALYLNDKNIVKARVALAKGKNLHDKRETIKRKEADKEARAAMKKYA, encoded by the coding sequence ATGGGTAAGGATTTAGCCAAAAATAAAAAGGCTTTGTTTGACTTTAGCATCATCGAGACTTTTGAGGCGGGCATCGTGCTAAAAGGCAGCGAAGTAAAGGCTCTAAGGGCGGGCCGCGCAAATCTAAAGGATAGCTTCGCGCGCGTGATAAAGGGCGAGCTGTTTTTGCTAAACGCGCACATCAGCCACCTAAACACGACGCACTCGGCGTTTCGCCCGGACGAGCGGGCTCCTAGAAAACTACTGATGCACCGCAAGCAGATAGATAAAATTTTCGGTCAAGTCACGCAAGAGGGCCTCACGCTAGTGGTTTTAGCGCTCTATCTAAACGACAAAAATATAGTAAAGGCGCGAGTAGCGCTTGCAAAAGGTAAAAATTTGCACGATAAGCGCGAGACGATAAAGCGTAAAGAAGCCGACAAAGAAGCGCGTGCAGCGATGAAAAAATACGCTTAA
- a CDS encoding 4-oxalocrotonate tautomerase family protein has product MPYVNIKITKEKEAVSAEQKRALIAGVTKLLGDTLKRDASRTVVVIEEVSTDDYGFGGESITELRSKQGK; this is encoded by the coding sequence ATGCCATACGTAAATATAAAAATCACAAAAGAAAAAGAGGCCGTAAGCGCCGAGCAAAAGCGCGCGCTCATAGCAGGCGTAACAAAGCTGCTAGGCGATACGCTAAAGCGCGACGCGAGCAGAACCGTCGTCGTGATAGAGGAAGTTAGCACCGACGACTACGGCTTTGGCGGCGAAAGCATAACCGAACTAAGATCAAAACAAGGAAAATAA
- a CDS encoding TlpA family protein disulfide reductase — protein sequence MKKTMKAIFAALACAIFLAGCGEDETAKAPVKIEGYKTGEEIALKSVFGKELTLKRVEGGFVIKGEEDKILMFDIFGTFCPPCQKEAPDLTKFQIDNLNDFTIVGLTHFENVTNEYVVENFAQKYNAFYFISNDAKINDRLAAQILEDIKYERLESVPIKMVLKGGVYQELTDVDSGKFGVKYYLGGIHLDAMTKDYERIKNAR from the coding sequence ATGAAAAAAACCATGAAGGCGATTTTTGCGGCTTTGGCCTGCGCGATATTTCTAGCAGGCTGCGGCGAGGACGAGACGGCGAAGGCCCCAGTAAAGATAGAGGGCTATAAAACGGGCGAGGAGATCGCGCTAAAGAGCGTGTTTGGCAAAGAGCTCACGCTAAAGCGCGTCGAGGGCGGCTTTGTTATCAAGGGCGAGGAAGATAAAATTTTGATGTTTGATATATTCGGTACGTTTTGTCCGCCGTGTCAAAAAGAAGCGCCTGATCTCACCAAATTTCAGATCGACAACCTAAACGACTTCACGATCGTGGGACTCACGCACTTTGAAAACGTCACGAACGAATACGTCGTGGAAAATTTCGCGCAAAAATACAACGCCTTTTACTTCATCTCAAACGACGCTAAAATCAACGACAGGCTTGCCGCGCAAATTTTAGAGGATATAAAATACGAGCGGCTTGAGAGCGTGCCGATAAAAATGGTGCTAAAAGGCGGCGTATATCAGGAGCTAACCGACGTAGATAGCGGAAAATTCGGCGTGAAATACTATCTAGGCGGCATCCATCTAGACGCGATGACGAAAGATTACGAGAGAATCAAAAATGCCCGCTAA
- a CDS encoding ATP-dependent Clp protease adaptor ClpS, which yields MPAKTATERERDVALKEKPEFPHKFKVILLNDDVTSMDFVVSVLVEIFNCDMQSAVAVMLKIHNEGSGVAGVYTKEIAQTKQNQTLKAAAAAGYPLKAVVEEE from the coding sequence ATGCCCGCTAAAACCGCCACCGAGCGGGAGCGAGACGTCGCCCTTAAGGAAAAACCCGAATTTCCGCACAAATTTAAGGTTATTTTGTTAAACGACGACGTTACGAGCATGGATTTCGTGGTTAGCGTGCTGGTAGAGATTTTTAATTGCGATATGCAAAGCGCGGTAGCCGTGATGCTAAAAATACACAACGAAGGTAGCGGGGTGGCGGGCGTCTATACTAAAGAGATTGCCCAAACCAAACAAAACCAAACGCTAAAAGCCGCAGCCGCAGCAGGCTATCCACTAAAGGCCGTCGTCGAGGAAGAGTAG
- a CDS encoding AAA family ATPase, producing MFDSDLSYLLEKAGQFAYSNFHEYLTSEHVLFVLVNLNEETRDILAGAGLTDVEGLKSDLKNYLLQTNEQVPHHKQPRMTVLLEQIFKELNTELKDKNVGIRDLLFKIAARGDTYAAKILEFYDVDAQKIKQRAKDDDKQARAKNFQNLAKYSSNLTKLAAEGKIDPIIGRENELARLMQTLSRRKKNNPILVGEAGVGKTAVVEGLALKIASGDVPQQLKQAQIFALDIGAMIAGTKYRGDFEKRLKDVMDEVAEQEDAIVFIDEIHTIVGAGATSGGGLDMSNLLKPALANGSLRCIGATTYAEYRSFFEKEKALSRRFAKIDVVEPSADESVEILKGLRAKYESFHGVKFNDEILTKSVELAKKYLNDRFLPDSAIDLIDEVGAALALQNKTKTVKMSDLSAILSKMANIPDTNLKSDAATNLKNLAQMLKSEIFGQDEAVDTLVAAIKRSYAGLKQPNAPVGVFLFTGSSGVGKSELSAALARNLGVHFERFDMSEYMEKHSVSRLIGAPPGYVGFEEGGILTNAVKKHPYSVILFDEIEKASDEMINVFLQIFDGASLTDNTGAKSDFRNAVIIMSSNLGSKEAATLGFSKDESGKADSAVKGFFSPEFRNRIDKIVHFNDLGEDALSLIAQKIINEINSSLAEKKVVLKASAEAKKYLWQKGYSKEFGARNLKRLVQDEISTKLSDEILFGALKNGGVANIALKGGELAFKFETLK from the coding sequence ATGTTTGACTCGGATTTAAGCTATCTTTTAGAAAAGGCCGGGCAGTTTGCCTACTCGAATTTTCACGAGTATCTAACCAGCGAGCACGTGCTTTTCGTGCTGGTAAATTTAAACGAAGAGACTAGAGATATCTTAGCCGGCGCGGGTCTAACCGATGTCGAGGGACTAAAAAGCGATCTAAAAAACTATCTACTGCAAACCAACGAGCAAGTCCCGCACCACAAACAGCCGCGCATGACGGTGCTTTTGGAGCAAATTTTTAAAGAGCTAAACACCGAGCTAAAGGACAAAAATGTCGGCATCAGAGATTTGCTCTTTAAAATCGCAGCCAGAGGCGACACGTACGCGGCTAAAATTTTAGAATTTTACGACGTCGATGCGCAAAAGATCAAACAGCGCGCAAAAGACGACGACAAGCAGGCTCGCGCTAAAAACTTCCAAAACCTCGCTAAATACTCGTCAAATTTAACCAAACTAGCAGCCGAGGGCAAGATCGATCCGATCATCGGGCGCGAAAACGAGCTAGCAAGGCTAATGCAAACGCTAAGCCGCCGCAAGAAAAATAATCCGATCCTAGTAGGCGAAGCGGGCGTGGGCAAAACAGCCGTAGTCGAGGGGCTCGCGCTAAAAATCGCAAGCGGCGATGTACCGCAGCAGCTAAAGCAGGCGCAAATTTTCGCCCTGGATATCGGCGCGATGATAGCGGGCACGAAGTACCGCGGCGACTTTGAAAAACGCCTAAAAGACGTGATGGACGAGGTTGCCGAGCAAGAGGACGCGATAGTTTTTATCGACGAGATCCACACGATCGTGGGCGCAGGAGCTACGAGCGGCGGCGGACTTGATATGTCAAATTTACTAAAGCCAGCGCTTGCAAACGGCTCGCTTCGCTGTATCGGAGCGACGACGTACGCGGAGTATCGCAGCTTTTTTGAAAAAGAAAAAGCCCTCTCGCGCAGATTTGCCAAAATCGACGTCGTAGAACCGAGCGCGGACGAAAGCGTCGAGATCCTAAAAGGGCTTCGCGCCAAATACGAAAGCTTTCACGGAGTCAAATTTAACGACGAAATTTTAACTAAAAGCGTAGAACTAGCCAAAAAGTACCTAAACGATAGATTTTTGCCAGATAGCGCCATCGATCTCATCGACGAGGTCGGCGCGGCTCTAGCCCTACAAAACAAAACCAAAACCGTGAAAATGTCCGATCTAAGCGCTATTTTAAGCAAGATGGCAAATATCCCCGATACCAATCTAAAATCTGATGCCGCAACAAATTTGAAAAACCTAGCCCAAATGCTGAAGTCCGAAATTTTCGGCCAAGACGAGGCCGTAGATACGCTAGTAGCGGCGATCAAGCGCTCGTATGCGGGACTAAAGCAACCAAACGCGCCTGTGGGAGTGTTTTTATTTACGGGCTCGAGCGGCGTGGGCAAAAGCGAGCTAAGCGCGGCTCTAGCGCGAAATTTAGGCGTGCATTTCGAGCGGTTTGATATGAGCGAATACATGGAAAAACACAGCGTCTCGCGTCTCATCGGCGCGCCTCCGGGATATGTCGGTTTTGAAGAGGGCGGTATACTCACAAATGCCGTTAAAAAGCACCCCTATAGCGTAATTTTGTTTGACGAGATCGAAAAGGCCAGCGACGAGATGATAAACGTCTTTTTGCAAATTTTTGACGGCGCGAGCCTTACCGATAACACGGGCGCAAAGAGCGATTTTCGCAACGCCGTCATCATAATGAGCTCAAATTTGGGCTCAAAAGAGGCTGCGACGCTAGGCTTTAGCAAAGACGAAAGCGGTAAAGCGGACTCCGCGGTAAAGGGATTTTTTAGCCCCGAGTTTCGCAACCGCATCGATAAAATCGTGCATTTTAACGACCTTGGCGAGGACGCGCTAAGCCTCATCGCGCAAAAGATAATTAACGAGATAAACTCAAGTCTAGCCGAGAAAAAAGTCGTCCTAAAAGCCTCCGCCGAAGCCAAAAAATACCTCTGGCAAAAGGGCTATAGCAAGGAATTCGGCGCCAGAAATCTAAAACGCCTAGTGCAAGACGAGATCTCGACCAAGCTTAGCGACGAGATACTTTTCGGCGCACTAAAAAACGGCGGCGTCGCAAATATCGCGCTAAAGGGCGGCGAGCTGGCGTTTAAATTTGAAACTCTAAAATAA
- the aat gene encoding leucyl/phenylalanyl-tRNA--protein transferase: protein MEKIYNFPDPANAPANSPLAVGGDLSADALLQAYDKGIFPWFLPGEPIYWWSPDPRAVLAPSEVRVQKSIKSALKKFEVRFDYDFENFLKICKSEREKKGPTWLSEEIVRAYVNLHRLGISHSVEVYENGELTGGLYGQIFGKVFCGESMISLKTGASKVALIALCRALKPFSFLIDCQVMNEHLKFMGAKATRRSEFLAKFNELKNQPSGFGEFKNLL, encoded by the coding sequence TTGGAAAAAATTTATAACTTCCCAGACCCCGCAAACGCCCCTGCAAACTCACCTTTAGCCGTCGGCGGCGACCTAAGCGCCGATGCTCTTTTGCAAGCTTACGACAAAGGCATTTTCCCATGGTTTTTGCCAGGCGAGCCCATATACTGGTGGTCGCCAGATCCCCGCGCGGTGCTAGCTCCAAGCGAGGTGCGCGTGCAAAAAAGCATAAAATCCGCGCTTAAAAAATTTGAAGTGCGATTTGACTACGACTTTGAAAATTTTCTAAAAATCTGCAAAAGCGAGCGCGAAAAAAAGGGGCCCACGTGGCTAAGCGAAGAGATCGTGCGCGCATACGTAAATTTGCACCGCCTAGGCATATCGCACAGCGTGGAGGTTTACGAGAACGGCGAGCTAACGGGCGGACTTTACGGGCAAATTTTCGGCAAGGTCTTTTGCGGCGAAAGTATGATTAGCCTAAAAACGGGCGCGTCAAAGGTTGCTCTCATCGCGCTTTGCCGCGCTTTAAAGCCGTTTAGTTTTCTCATCGACTGCCAGGTTATGAACGAACATCTAAAATTTATGGGCGCAAAGGCAACGAGGCGAAGCGAGTTTTTAGCCAAATTTAACGAGCTAAAAAATCAGCCTAGCGGGTTTGGCGAATTTAAAAATTTACTCTAG
- the flgB gene encoding flagellar basal body rod protein FlgB, whose translation MFAGIQTSKSRPLVESALASRNLRQQMISSNIANIDTPFYKARDIAFEAALSQTAQEIYGKDENKILKLAQTDDAHFPRVDFPASNGATIFLRDGHMARNDANTVDLDVETTELSKNAIMITALDRAMRQSGQIFKNVVDASSKI comes from the coding sequence ATGTTCGCAGGTATCCAAACCTCAAAATCAAGACCGCTCGTAGAAAGCGCGCTGGCAAGCAGAAATTTACGCCAACAGATGATTTCTAGCAACATAGCAAACATCGACACGCCTTTTTACAAAGCCCGCGATATCGCGTTTGAAGCGGCCTTGTCGCAAACGGCGCAAGAAATCTACGGCAAAGACGAGAATAAAATTTTAAAACTCGCGCAAACGGACGATGCGCACTTTCCTCGCGTAGATTTTCCGGCGTCAAACGGTGCGACGATATTTTTACGCGACGGACACATGGCGCGAAACGACGCAAACACAGTCGATCTAGACGTCGAAACGACGGAGCTTAGCAAAAACGCGATAATGATAACCGCGCTTGACCGCGCCATGAGGCAAAGCGGCCAGATATTTAAAAACGTGGTTGATGCCAGCAGCAAAATTTAA
- the flgC gene encoding flagellar basal body rod protein FlgC: MSNYLSDFDISGYGLSAQRFRMNVISSNIANANTVRTAEGGPYRRREVIFKAVDFDSVLNDEVAKKHNLLEYENPLDDKFYTKDAKPAIMSVVVDKIVRDDKDFKLKYDPSHPDADARGYVAYPNINPVIEMADLIEATRAYQANVSAFQSAKTIAQSALELLQG, from the coding sequence ATGAGTAATTATTTAAGCGACTTTGATATCAGCGGATACGGACTAAGCGCACAGCGCTTTAGGATGAACGTCATTAGCTCCAACATCGCCAACGCAAACACCGTGCGAACGGCAGAAGGCGGACCGTATAGACGCCGCGAAGTGATATTTAAGGCAGTTGATTTTGATAGCGTGCTGAACGACGAAGTGGCGAAAAAACACAACTTGCTCGAATACGAAAATCCGCTAGACGATAAATTCTATACAAAAGACGCAAAACCTGCTATAATGAGCGTCGTAGTTGACAAGATAGTGCGCGACGACAAGGACTTTAAGCTAAAATACGATCCGTCTCACCCCGACGCCGACGCGAGGGGCTACGTAGCGTACCCAAATATCAATCCCGTCATCGAAATGGCGGATCTGATCGAAGCTACGCGCGCCTATCAGGCAAACGTTTCGGCGTTTCAGTCGGCTAAAACGATCGCTCAAAGCGCGTTAGAATTATTACAAGGTTAA
- the fliE gene encoding flagellar hook-basal body complex protein FliE: MTNIDKIGSVASPFEKKEANTLQNQKGELNFGNVLDSSLKELNEIQINADKAIADLATGEVKDLHQAAIAIGKADTSMKLMLEIRNKALSAYKEISRTQI, from the coding sequence ATGACAAACATAGATAAAATCGGCTCGGTTGCTTCGCCGTTTGAAAAAAAAGAAGCAAATACTCTGCAAAATCAAAAAGGCGAGTTAAATTTCGGCAATGTGCTAGATAGCTCGCTAAAAGAGCTAAACGAGATACAAATCAACGCGGACAAAGCTATCGCCGATCTAGCGACTGGCGAGGTAAAAGACCTGCACCAAGCCGCTATCGCTATCGGCAAGGCCGACACGTCGATGAAGCTTATGCTAGAGATCCGCAATAAGGCTCTAAGCGCGTATAAAGAAATCTCAAGAACGCAAATTTAA